TAGCAACCATAGATATTATGAAGGCCTTCAATCCGCTTTCCTTCTTCATTTGAGGTTCCTTTTTCCTTCTCTCTTCCATGGTCATTCTAAGCCTTTCCTCATCAATTTCTGATGACATACTTATTGCCTCCTGTATATTATGTGTGCGACCAAGAGCAGGAATATCACCACGAATATGAAGAACTCCAGGCTGCTCACTGCCATCTGAAGATCACCACTCAGTATATGCCCGCTAGCACAGCCATCCGCCATCCTTGCGCCCAGAAGCATCAGGTATGCACCTGAGAACGCACCAGCAGCTCTCTTTATCTGGCTGCTTCCAAATCTGGCCTTCCATGATGGCGGGATAACATTGTTGAAAGCTTGAAATCTCCTTGTGAAGAACACAGAGGCTAGAAATGCCCCGAACAACGTGCCTATGTCGCTGAACGGCTCCCATCCTATGGTATGTACGACGAGAGTGCTGTATTTCCAGTAGCCTGCCGGTAACCATATCTGTGCAACGATCCATGAATAGGTTGTGGATTCCCCGAATATCTGATGCAGAAACATCTCAAGAACTACCGTCAGACCTATGATGATACCCACTGAAAGCATGGTGACACCGAAGAGTTTTGAGGATACGGTCCAGTGGTAGTTCACCTTCTCAGGCAGGTTGTCTTTGCCTAGAGGCATAGACGCTCCTTCCATCAGGAAGTTTGCTGTCTCCAAGTACATCTTTTCTTCTTCAGGATCAAGCTTATATCCTTTGTGGGTTGAAAGATATGCGCAGCTCTTTCCTTTCTTGTATCTGGGCAACGTATAGGCTATTGTGAACATTATGGCAGCCCAGATTATTGCGACAATGAAACCTATTGTGAGGTTTGTGTCCACCTTTCCAGCGAAGTAAATTTGACCAAAGTTCAGGTACGTTGTGAGCCAGTGACCGAAGCTGGTTTGGTATATCAACGTCCATGTGGCAGCTCCTAAAAGGCCACCAAGGAGAGCGTATATTGCATCACGCCTGCCCTCTCCAAGAGCCATCCAAACAGTTCCAGGAACATATCCTGAGATTGCTATACCGGTACCGAATATTATACCTCCTAGCGCAACACCGATGACATAATCGGGCTTTATGCCCCAGTGGAAGGACACTCCAATGGCTGAGAGCCCATAGAGCACTATGGCACCAGCACCGATTGCAATTGCAATACAGCCAATGAAAAGCCTATCCTCCCACTTTCCCAATCTTATCAAAACCTCCGGATTGGATATTCCCCAGGCCTCGGCCAGACCACCGATGATCATACCGATGAACAGGCCGATCCATTCCCAGGCAGTTACACCTATCATGGGATCATCTCTGAACATAATCTGTATTATTCATGAATATAAGAATATTTCTCATAAAAGGAATAATTTATCATATTTATGAATAAAATAATGAAATATACGTACACCATACTTATTCGACGAGAGCCTATTTTCAGAGGGAAATTAATATTATTAAGTCTATTTCACTAAACTAAAATAAACTTTATAAGAAGAACGATGATTGACCATCATGTCATTGTTCGAACATGGAAATTTGAAAGATTATGCAGTCGTCTATGGTCTCCTGCTATTATTCACTCTCGTCTCATTTCATATACTCCTCGCGATAACTCACAGCGTTGGAAACAGGGATATAAATTCGCCCTATATAACAGGGACTTTTTTCTCGCTGGGCGTACTATCCTATTTTTTCGGCATAAGGCATGGTTTCGATGCGGATCATCTGGCCGCCATAGACAATGCCACACGAAAACTCATGCAGGAGCATAAGAAATCAAGGTACACCGGACTGATGTTTTCACTGGGGCATTCCACGGTCGTGATCCTGCTCTCGCTTATGATCATAATATCCATAAGGGCTCTTGAGCGCACCATGCCGGAACTCGAGCAGATCGGAACCATAATAGGAACACTAGTCAGTGCCTTCTTCCTCTTTCTACTTGGTACGCTGAACCTATTCATACTCAGGGAAATCAGGATCGC
This portion of the Thermoplasma sp. Kam2015 genome encodes:
- a CDS encoding YeeE/YedE family protein, whose translation is MIGVTAWEWIGLFIGMIIGGLAEAWGISNPEVLIRLGKWEDRLFIGCIAIAIGAGAIVLYGLSAIGVSFHWGIKPDYVIGVALGGIIFGTGIAISGYVPGTVWMALGEGRRDAIYALLGGLLGAATWTLIYQTSFGHWLTTYLNFGQIYFAGKVDTNLTIGFIVAIIWAAIMFTIAYTLPRYKKGKSCAYLSTHKGYKLDPEEEKMYLETANFLMEGASMPLGKDNLPEKVNYHWTVSSKLFGVTMLSVGIIIGLTVVLEMFLHQIFGESTTYSWIVAQIWLPAGYWKYSTLVVHTIGWEPFSDIGTLFGAFLASVFFTRRFQAFNNVIPPSWKARFGSSQIKRAAGAFSGAYLMLLGARMADGCASGHILSGDLQMAVSSLEFFIFVVIFLLLVAHIIYRRQ